The following proteins come from a genomic window of Populus nigra chromosome 6, ddPopNigr1.1, whole genome shotgun sequence:
- the LOC133696158 gene encoding putative pentatricopeptide repeat-containing protein At1g74580, producing the protein MSASLLPKHVAAVLKQQKDPLKALEMFNKVKREDGFKHSLLTYKCIIQKLGFHGNFVAMENVLAEMRMDIDNSLLEGVYIGAMKSYGRKGKVQEAVDVFERMDFYNCEPSVLSYNAIMNILVESGYFKQAHKVFLRMKNVGIVPDVYTFTIRIKSFCRTKRPHSALRLLNNMVSQGCQLNAVAYCTVVAGFYEENYRVEAYELFNDMLRIGIFPDVSTFNKLLHTLCKKGEVQESERLLNKVLKKGMCSNLFTFNIFIQGLCRKGMLSGAMSMLDSVIREGLTPDVVTYNTLICGLCKNSNVVEAEKYLHKLVNGGLEPDGFTYNTLIDGYCKMGMIQNAEKILQGAICKGFVPDEFTYCSLINGLCQNDEIDRALALFNAALGKGLKPTVILCNMLIKGLCQEGLILQALQMMNEMSENGCSSDIWTYNLVINGLCKMGCVSDANNLMNDAIAKGYVPDVFTFNTLIDGYCKQLKMEITIQILNKMWSHGVTPDVITYNSVLNGLSKAVKNEDLMETFKTMVEKGCVPNKITYNILTESLCKAGKVNEALDLVDEILNKGITPDTVSFATIISGFANNGDLKGAYQLFRRMGEQYKVSHTTATYNIMINAFAEKLDLHMAEKLFLEMGAGGCAPDTYTYRVMIDGFCITGNTDSGYKFLLEMIEKGFIPSLTTFGRVINCLCVQQRVHEAVDIIHFMVHNGIVPEVVNSISEADKKVVAAPKIVVEDLLKRSCITYYAYELLYDGIRDKKTQKQKLPNRH; encoded by the coding sequence ATGAGTGCTTCTCTGCTTCCTAAACACGTGGCAGCTGTTTTGAAGCAGCAAAAGGATCCTCTCAAAGCCCTTGAAATGTTCAACAAAGTTAAAAGAGAAGATGGGTTCAAGCACAGTTTGTTAACTTACAAATGCATTATCCAAAAACTTGGGTTTCACGGGAATTTCGTGGCCATGGAGAACGTGCTTGCGGAGATGAGGATGGATATAGATAATAGTTTGCTCGAAGGAGTGTATATTGGAGCTATGAAAAGTTATGGAAGGAAAGGGAAGGTTCAAGAGGCTGTTGATGTGTTTGAAAGAATGGATTTTTATAACTGTGAGCCATCTGTTTTATCCTATAATGCAATTATGAATATATTGGTGGAATCTGGGTACTTCAAGCAGGCTCATAAAGTGTTTTTGAGAATGAAGAATGTGGGGATTGTTCCTGATGTTTATACATTCACTATTAGGATCAAGTCGTTCTGTAGGACGAAAAGGCCTCACTCTGCTTTAAGGCTTCTTAATAACATGGTTTCTCAAGGGTGTCAGCTTAATGCAGTTGCCTATTGTACTGTTGTTGCTGGGTTTTATGAAGAGAATTACCGAGTCGAGGcatatgaattatttaatgatatgcTCAGGATAGGTATTTTCCCTGATGTTTCTACTTTCAACAAGCTTTTACACACTCTTTGTAAGAAGGGGGAGGTCCAAGAAAGTGAAAGACTTCTCAACAAGGTGCTGAAGAAGGGTATGTGCTCAAATTTGtttacatttaatattttcatccaaGGGCTTTGCAGAAAGGGTATGCTTAGTGGGGCTATGAGTATGTTGGACAGTGTTATTAGAGAAGGCCTAACTCCCGATGTGGTCACGTATAACACGTTAATTTGTGGATTGTGTAAAAACTCTAATGTAGTAGAAGCTGAGAAGTATCTGCACAAACTGGTGAATGGTGGTTTAGAGCCCGATGGTTTCACTTACAACACTTTAATTGATGGATATTGCAAAATGGGTATGATACAAAATGCTGAGAAGATTCTTCAAGGGGCAATTTGCAAGGGATTTGTGCCTGATGAGTTCACATATTGCTCCCTAATTAACGGGTTATGccagaatgatgaaattgaccGTGCCCTGGCTCTTTTCAACGCGGCATTGGGAAAAGGATTGAAGCCTACTGTAATCCTATGCAACATGCTAATTAAAGGGTTGTGTCAGGAAGGACTTATCTTGCAAGCCTTGCAGATGATGAATGAGATGTCAGAAAATGGCTGCAGCTCTGATATATGGACTTATAATTTAGTTATAAATGGATTGTGCAAGATGGGTTGTGTCTCCGATGCCAATAACCTAATGAATGATGCTATCGCCAAAGGATATGTTCCTGATGTTTTTACATTTAATACGTTGATTGATGGCTACTGTAAACAGTTGAAAATGGAAATAACAATTCAGATTCTGAATAAAATGTGGAGCCATGGTGTTACTCCTGATGTGATCACATATAACTCTGTGTTGAATGGCCTCTCCAAGGCCGTAAAGAATGAAGATTTGATGGAAACTTTCAAAACGATGGTGGAGAAAGGGTGTGTCCCTAACAAAATCACATACAATATACTCACTGAGAGCCTCTGTAAAGCTGGGAAAGTAAATGAGGCTTTGGACTTGGTTGATGAAATACTAAACAAAGGCATTACACCAGATACTGTTAGTTTTGCTACAATCATCAGTGGGTTTGCCAATAATGGGGACCTGAAAGGAGCTTACCAGCTCTTTAGAAGAATGGGAGAACAATATAAGGTCTCACATACAACAGCAACGTATAACATAATGATCAATGCTTTTGCTGAGAAGCTAGATCTTCATATGGCAGAAAAGCTTTTTCTTGAGATGGGTGCTGGAGGCTGTGCCCCAGACACGTACACTTATCGTGTCATGATCGATGGCTTTTGCATAACAGGAAACACTGATTCTGGATACAAGTTTCTACTGGAAATGATTGAGAAAGGGTTCATTCCATCACTGACAACGTTTGGGCGAGTAATAAATTGCCTTTGCGTGCAGCAGAGAGTTCACGAGGCAGTTGATATTATCCATTTTATGGTGCACAATGGTATTGTCCCTGAGGTTGTGAATAGCATATCAGAGGCTGATAAGAAGGTGGTTGCAGCGCCTAAAATAGTTGTGGAAGATTTGTTGAAGAGAAGTTGTATAACTTACTATGCTTATGAACTTCTGTATGATGGTATTAGAGATAAAAAGACCCAAAAGCAAAAACTTCCAAATAGGCACTAA
- the LOC133697355 gene encoding uncharacterized protein LOC133697355, with product MSLDIKTFETIIPSRFLSFTIPNPVLPTHLLRVAVLDSPIQLTESPQVAALFVPQTREPDWIFSTESGHLQLLLSSPGISRLILIGNNRIDGPDSSPLTYHKREDAQYVKSLENSLKPLFFALSPKVSVKDGIFDVPILDYEDNLICSVVLERRAGIFVSEMLVEDIEIESDSELREFRRRLRFKRMPNLVQTEIRIVPQKVFELDRVKIGGEVKFRPDTKVLVHSYLIPMVASLSLIGSCIEDRFRKGLKPKALCLGVGGGALLSFLRTQLGFEVFGVEMDEEVLSVARQYFGLEEIQVCVGDAIEYVEKLASKDRVLNLVSGEDDGDCYLNHANVFDVKFDVIMVDLDSCNARNGVIAPPLEFVKKHILLAARSVLSDFGIFVMNVIPPTRLFYDTLIHEFQEIFHELYEIDVENGENFVLIAKVSPVSSPLSECENSFLQKLRIAILGRYLDSIRKI from the coding sequence ATGTCCCTTGACATAAAAACCTTCGAAACCATAATCCCCTCTCGTTTCCTCTCTTTCACAATACCCAACCCCGTACTCCCAACTCACCTCCTCCGAGTTGCGGTCCTCGACTCCCCAATCCAACTCACCGAGTCTCCTCAAGTCGCAGCTCTCTTTGTCCCTCAAACCCGTGAACCAGACTGGATTTTCTCAACCGAGTCAGGTCACCTCCAGCTCCTCTTATCCTCTCCTGGAATCTCACGGCTCATATTGATCGGCAACAATCGAATCGACGGCCCTGATTCATCTCCATTGACTTACCACAAAAGGGAGGATGCCCAGTATGTAAAAAGTCTTGAAAATAGTTTAAAgcctttgttttttgctttatcTCCTAAAGTTAGCGTTAAAGATGGGATTTTTGATGTGCCTATTTTGGATTATGAAGATAATTTGATTTGTAGTGTGGTTTTAGAGAGACGTGCTGGTATTTTTGTTAGTGAAATGCTTGTTGAGGATATTGAGATTGAGAGTGATAGTGAATTGAGAGAGTTTAGGAGGAGATTGAGGTTCAAAAGAATGCCAAATTTGGTTCAAACAGAGATTCGAATCGTGCCTCAGAAGGTTTTTGAGTTGGATCGTGTTAAGATTGGTGGAGAAGTGAAGTTTAGGCCTGACACTAAGGTTCTGGTGCATTCATATTTGATACCGATGGTAGCTAGTCTTTCTTTGATTGGTTCTTGTATCGAGGATCGGTTTCGAAAAGGGTTAAAGCCTAAAGCTTTGTGTTTAGGTGTAGGTGGTGGAGCCTTACTTAGTTTTCTGAGAACTCAATTGGGGTTTGAAGTTTTCGGTGTGGAAATGGATGAGGAGGTTTTAAGCGTTGCGAGGCAGTATTTTGGGCTGGAAGAAATTCAGGTTTGTGTTGGGGATGCTATAGAATATGTAGAGAAGCTTGCGAGTAAAGATAGGGTGCTGAATTTGGTTTCAGGTGAAGATGACGGTGATTGTTATTTAAATCATGCAAATGTTTTTGATGTCAAGTTTGATGTCATTATGGTTGATTTAGATTCTTGTAATGCTAGAAATGGTGTCATTGCTCCGCCATTGGAATTTGTTAAGAAGCACATTCTTCTGGCTGCCAGGTCTGTTCTTAGTGATTTTGGGATTTTTGTCATGAATGTGATTCCTCCGACTAGATTGTTCTATGATACATTGATACATGAGTTTCAGGAGATTTTTCATGAGCTGTATGAAATTGATGTTGAAAATGGAGAGAATTTTGTTCTTATTGCTAAAGTCTCGCCTGTTTCATCACCACTTAGTGAATGTGAGAATAGTTTTCTTCAGAAACTGAGGATAGCGATCTTGGGAAGATACTTGGATTCCATAAGGAAAATTTAA